The following nucleotide sequence is from Bacillota bacterium.
ATAGTCTGGTCTAGTGCGCCTCACTGCTAACGAGGTAAGGGAGTAGTATCCCTTCGTGGGTTCGAATCCCACCCCCTCCGCCAGGGCGGGTTGTGCCGAATTGGCAAGGCGATAGTCTTGAAAACTATTGGGTAGCAATACCCTTGCAGGTTCGAGTCCTGCNNNNNNNNNNGCCAACCAGATTTAGAGATTCTGAAATTTATCTTGGCCCGGGCTGGCGCGGGCAACAACAATTCCAATAATTTCTTTTGCTCCAGCTTCTTTTAAGATTCGAGCACATTCTTCCATTGTTGAGCCAGTGGTATAAATGTCATCGACTAAAATAATTTTTTTATTTTCAATTAAGGATTTATTTTTTATAAAAAATGCCCTTCTCAAAATTTCTTTTCTTGTTTTAGCCTCGAGTTCAACCTGAGCTGGGGT
It contains:
- a CDS encoding phosphoribosyltransferase family protein; this translates as GGWILIPVPLEKKRLRWRGFNQAEEIGKHLSFYFKIPLLKDVLMKIKETPAQVELEAKTRKEILRRAFFIKNKSLIENKKIILVDDIYTTGSTMEECARILKEAGAKEIIGIVVARASPGQDKFQNL